ATTTTTAAGTTGGCCATCACTTGGCCTCCGTAATTTACCTTTTATTTCATCAATATCAGTGTTGTTCTGAAAACTATGACTGTGTTACTCAATGGCAGCTTCTAAAATGTGCAATACTGGTCACATTACACTGATAGTACTTTAGGATAATGggaagtgtttttgttgtggattaaaaaaagtattactTCTTTTTGTCCCCCTTTTTTGAGGGATGTGCTGCTTCTACCAGCAGCGAAGCTTCCACCAATGGCAACGCAATGGAATAAAGGAGGGGACCTAGGGGTGGACTATTGTTgtggtaattatttttaattttttttttttaaagagcaaTGCATTTCCAGCAGGCAGAGACGAAAACCAAAAACCTTTTTCATAGGGACATCACCACTAGGTCTACGATAATTAaatgatattgtaaataaagataattatgTAATCCGGTATGTTTTTTGGACTGGGACTAAACTTTATTTGACCCGCAACCATGATAATGCCAAGAGGGGGTTACTGGTTTTGAAAACAGTGTTTACTAAATACTATTTTCTCACCAAGATGTACAATTCTGAGAAAGAACCTACATACTAATGTTAAATGCCGTCAGTTGTCAACAGACTAAAGAAGAGAACAAAACAACACTAAAATAAGGTAAGTATACTTCATCGACTAGGCGTTTAATTTATACAGCGCTACATGGGAGTATCTACCGGTATTAATAGATCATTTTCCAGTATGTTATGCTCTATTTGAAGTATACAGTTATACAAATGATAAAGGTGTTGAAAGTTAAttcgaaataaaacattaacaaattgCATTTGTGTGCATATTAATAATCTACTTTATTTCTGTTGCACttctgatttattaatttgatGGATAACCCAAATCaaatgtatactcaacaaaatgaattaatggCTAATTGACGTTTTGCTCAGTTTTTGCAAGTGTTAGCGAATTTTGATCAGATGATTTGTTAATATTGTTTGAGTAAATTTTGTGAGCAATGCACGTAGAAATCTTGCACGCTGTGGGGATTTCGTATTTTCAAAAATGCGTAACATTCTGACCCATAATTAATTCTGTTGAGTATACATTTGTTACATGATTCCTATTACGTATGCGTTTATGGTAGtgcagtatttattttttaattgttactaGCAATATTAGAAAGCATAGGTGTAGCACACCATATGAAGAAGACATCAAATTAAGACAATATGATGGaatgttaatgtttatgtcCAAGACATTAAGCTGCTATAACAGTGGAGCGAAATCAGGTGACCATTGACATCACACCATCCCAGGTGAAATTCAAgtgttcaacaacaacaacaaaaaaatccacctCATTCCTGTACTGGAATTATTCATGTAGTGAACAAATAAACGTGCAAAGCTGAGAGAAATCACATGTTATAGATCTGGCGGTCATAAGGCATCCGACCATCACCCTGAATCATGCCCACGTGTCAAGTTCTGGCGTGTAGACGGAAGTCTCCGTCAGGGAGACAGAAAGAGTCTCGTAGGGGAAGTAACCGCATGGCTCTATAGCCCGGGCACATTGCCACTGACGAGAGTCCAGCAGTTGATGGCACATAACCGGTGATCCAGTTTGCAGCTCGTGAAACTCTTTTGAGTCCTGGACCTTTTTGCACAGGATATAAAGTCAGGCACACACGTCTCCACATAGCAACctggaaggaaaaaaaagataaaagttaaaattacaaACTCGCTTCAAAccgagatacggccctgaccatgtattacggttttggcGTTAAgattcaatataatattatcatgacatcatttactaaggtgaaatacaaacacaactatagTTTTAAAAGGACCCACTTGAGTTTGGTGTCATTGttagatgtttccgattaacaaAGCCTTTTTGATGTCTgaaagtacatattaaatatatttacttgtttagtatgtcagtgtctgtatatacaaggTGTCATCTTAATGTTTACAGCAGCCCAAACTTTGATTTTACATTTCAAAcattccaataatttcgtatgcacgaaaataaaataaacaagagAGATTAGCATACCACCACAGATACATTGGATATACATACACTGgtatcctaaacaagaaaatgtattttatatggaaATTTAGTCGTTATTCATGTTTAATTCCTATCAGCAGTTATTGTTAGCAGTATAGTTTAAATAAACCAATGTCTTATCCGTATCAGCGTTATTGTAAACGGCCATAcaagtattttttctttttttctcttctttttaaaaaatactttgtCACACAAACCAATGAAAAACATACATCAGACCGTCTGTCAGTTGTAAACTGCCGAGACCAGCGAGCAAATGTATAACCAAACGTTATGCAAGAATGGCTGGCGTGGGGTAGGttggaggggagggaggggttCGAACGAATCCTCCGCTGAGGCTAAAACGGTTTCTTCAGTGCAATAAAGGTCGAGAGAAAACAATAAAGACTAAATTCATATTCGAAACCACCCCAGGTCTAGATCACGCCACGCCCCTAAATGATGTTCAACGGTAAGAAAATATATGCTGATCGTCtacaaataataccaaataaTGCAGTTTTACGTTACATTAAAAACTGTGATGCTATATGGCGCAATATCCCATTGCGATAGTAGTATACTCAACAAGATTAATTAAGGATACACGTTTTGGATATTCTTTGCTAGTGTCATTTAATTTTAGCACATTTTGATGAAACATgatttctaaacattgtttcagtaaaactGTACCCGTGATACCCGCACAAATGTTGCACGCGGTAGGGGTTCCATGCAGTTATGAACAACTACCGAAATACCCATTTGACCAGAAttcaggggcgagacgtagcccagtagtacagcgctcgctcgatgcgcggtcgatgtgagatcgatctccgtcggtgggcccaatgggctatttctcgttccagccagtgcaccacgactggcatatcaaaggccgtggtatgtactaccctgtctgtgggatcgtgcatataaaagatcccttgctgctaatcgaaaagagtagcccatgaagtggtgacagcgggtttcctctctcaatatctgtgtggtccgtaaccatatgtctgacgccatataaccgtaaatacaatgtgttgagtgcgtcgttaaataaaacatttctttctttcttgaccAGAATTCGTCACACGTTGGTTTGTAACGACACTTGTCTTTTTGTTCAATCTGAATTGTTTTAATCGataagtttaagaacatgccacaacgTCGAAATCATACACCGGAAGAAGATGTATATTgaaagaaatttttaaaaaaactggctCTCAATTACTTTTGTTTCGGTTATATTATGAAattaactatataataataacaaagtgGATTGCTTCATGTGACTGACAGGAAACGAGTATCTGTTTAACGAGACCTCAGCACATTCTacactacggctatttggtgttaaCATGGTCATGTCGATTCTTGGTGGGGGGAGAGGggtaacgacaccaatagaacacaatgatttattaatcatcagctattgattgTCAAAATtgggtaattatgacatagtcttaaagaaaacCCGATACAATTTcaattggagagagagagagagagagagagagagagagagagagagagagagagagagagagagatgaatgGACATGCACGCACATTTCAATTCAACATTCTCGCGAACTATTTTTAACAGCTTGCTATAAACTGCAACAAGTCAGATCATGAAAATGAACCGTGTGTGTAAAGGCCCAGACACAACCGTTGTTAAATCTGCCACCTAACCACACAGCACTACACCTAAGCACGTTGAGTCCCTACAAGAATATTTCTGTTACAGCATCAGTAAAGCGTCAAATGTGGGTTAATTGGGAGACAAACAGTCGGTACCACAGGGAGCAATTTAACAAGTCCGTCTTAGAACACGGCGGTAAACAGAGATAATACGGTTTAGGTAAGACTTCTGGCGCAAGTCGAACAGTGTATACCAACACCGGCATTAGTGGTTTAGTGCTTAAATCATCTGTTGGGcgagacgcagcccagtggtaaatgcgcggtcgatctaggatcgattcccgtcggtgggctcattttGCTATGTGTCCTTCCAGGCTGTGCACAATGACTTGTATtataaaggtcgtggtatgtgctatccttctgtggaattgtgcatataaaataccccttgctattaatgactaaattatgactaaatgtcaaaattaatgaatgtttgacatccaatagccgatgattaataaatcaatgtgttctagtggtgtcgttaaacaaaacaaagaaacacaaaacacCATCGGTTTTACGGATTTTGATGTCTtagtaccggccttggtggtgtcgtggttaagccatcgaacatgaggctggtaggtacagggttcgcagcccggtaccggctccctctcagagtgagttttaacaactcagtgggttggtgtaataccactacatcctcttctctctcattaacaactaacaactaacccactgtcctggataaacacctcagacagctgaggtgtgtgcccaggacagcgtgcgtgaaccttaattggatataaacacgaaaataagttgaaatgaaaaaatattatgtcttggttaaaagaaagaaagcaaaaagaagagaaacccgctgctgtTCTTTCAATGAAGCAGCTAGGGATATGTGAATAGTATGATTGTCCATTGTGTCCTGGTATTTATAGATTCTACACATAGACTCTATTCCTCTATGTTCATAAAACATGCAGGCATTTTCCACAGATATTTCGCCAGGCTCCCCTGTTTGGCGAAATTAGGAAAAATAGAATAAATCATACATGGGATATGAATAATACAGTACACGACTGTTAAATTTATGTGTTAGAATCTgtagacataattaaatatttatttattgggatttggtgtgggttttgtttttgtgtgtttgtttgtttgtctgtttgggtgggtgggttttgtgggggtgtgtgtatggttttttgtggggggttttattGGGAGTTTGTAGTGCCACTTTATTTTGAGAAGGGTCCTATTTTCGGACAcacagaatgcctggataaatccctgacaTGTCTAATaagatattattttatgataattttattCCTTTCCTTCTCCgactaacattttattttgaaatatgcacAATATACCAGTATTGTTCTTGCTGATGAAATgcatatgtaaaaaaaagaaagggaaaGGCATTAATATAAGCGATCGCCTGTTTTTAacaaatggatcttttatatgcaatttcccatagacagggcaggacataccacggcttttgatgtacaaGTTGTGCGGCAATAGTTGGGATGGGACtattgaattattaaatgtgaTCCGCGTCCCAACATTTTGGCAAAACTGTCTACAAAAAGTTGGTATTCACAAGcaattcattcattgattcattcgtttattcattcattcattcattccaacttattttcgtgcttatatccaattaaggtccaagaacgttgtcctgggcatacaGACCTCAACTAtatgggctgtctatccaggacagttggttagtggttagttgttagtgagacagatgttagtgtagtggtcttataccgaCCCATTGAGtcgctaaaactcgctcttggtgggagctggtaccgggctgcgaacccagtacctactagccttatgtctgatggcttaaccacgacaccaccgatgccggtcaCAAGCAAGTATAGAATACTTACTATATAGTTCTGTGGAGCTTCGGGTTGTCAGGCCTGTTCCTTTAGACGTTAAGTCGTGATCTggaaaaatgtaaattttacttttgtttattgAAACGAAATGTATTACATCTGCAACGTAATGCTTGCctatttttttactttctttttatatttatattttttattttatttattattatttttaatgtataaacATAGATTATATCTTCTGTTCTGTATTGCTAATATACTAATTCTAAGACCCAGTAGCTAATGATTACATTGGTGCTGTAGCGACGTCATGGAACAAAAATCGTACGTCGTTGCATCGTGTGCGCTAATCTGCGATGCAGTTTTTGTTGCATGCAACTGAAATTGCTCcgatcaaacatgtttgattttattgcaTGTAATTGCATCTAATTGCACGATGTCGCAAACGTGTGCGCCTTCGATGCAACAAAATGTTGACGCAATAATTTAAACTACCAATGAACAGATAGATAGTGATCACATGACTCAAAATGGCAGCCTCCAGCTGCATGTGGTCTACAGAAAAAGAGGATGAATTAGTGGTGATGTGATAGACAATGCCATGTCGTTTTGACACAGCATCCCCTGAATATAGCAACTGGGCTAAAAGGGAGATGTGTCTTGCAATGATAGAATCTGCGCTTGGAATACCAGGTATGTTTATATAGGTTTTCTACACAAATAGTGGACCAAAAAGCGTGCGGGACGAATTCAGTGCTACTTTACGTAAATTCACACTTCTGCGTCATAAAAAATATGGTGTAGAACATGTCTCGATGACCACCGTCCAAACAAATACGAGTGGAAACCCCGCCATTTTGACCGTCACGTCATCACTACTAGACTAAAATTGCTGGTTGTCGTATGTGTGTGCGGATCAGTGCAACGAGAAAAATGTTGCTTGCAATCATGCAATTTCAATTGCATGCGACAAAGTTGCAAATGTCTGCGGTGGCCTTTACCTTAAGGCAACGCCACACAATGCGATTCCTCGTACGAAACTAACAGATGTCTTTGTAAtgttgtcttgtcacaatcggctaatCGCATGGCTATTCTGGTACGAGGCACTCGTTTCGTGTGCCACCACCTTTACAATGGTCTTCAGGGCCAGCTATCTGGAAGCTTTAGTTAACAAATTATATACTTACTTTTATAATAATCATCTTGTTCAACTGGCCCGTACTCATTTACTGATTTCTTACTCCACcaagctgaaatatataaagaaatacgtcataaataaagaaatacgtcataaataatgaaatacgTCGTCAGCATTCCATCGTACTCAATCAGTCAAAAAGCTTGTTAAGAGTGCACCCACCACCCATAAGTTACTATATGCGTTCATAAAAGAATAATGTGACATATTcactatgtatataaaataattataacggTGTCTACCTTCACCCTCCCACCGTGTGGTCAATTCTGAAACAGCCCTAAAATATCTAATATACCATGCAAAACCACTAGTAAGCTATGTGTTGATTTACTAAATGCAAATTGGAAATTTAAACTATCATATTCTATCCATACATGATCTATACAGGAGAATCACGAAGACACTAGTTGGGAACATCGTGTGAGTCACAGTTAAATGAAGTAAgagcaaaataataataataataataataataataataatgaagaaaagaaaagaaaagaaaaaaccgtCCAAAAAGACAATACGGTTTTGAACACAATAATATGGTTTAGATTCACGATAGTAGTCGTTACCTCAAAACGTTCTTTTATACTGacgtgtatataaacgattTTGAATACGTTAATGGTTTAATTGATGAGATATTGTTCAGACTAGATGAATCATTTTTCTTCATTATCGTCGTTAAAGACACGTCATACTAACTGCTCAGATATCTTGTGGACTAGCCCTTCCCGAGGCGTGCAAGAAAACTGTTATCACCACCATCGGGAGGCGTCACTGTCTCCAAGGCAAAATGTGTTTTCATGATTTACGACTAATGATCTCCAAGCCAAGTTCAATCTCTGCCATGCTTCTGCCATCTGGCTGTGTTTGGAGATCATTAGGGTAACTAGGATAGAGAACTATCTTCAGTGTATGCCCAGAAGGTACCGATGTAGTGCTGTGGTAAGAGGCCAAATACCCTTAAGACGTGCGTTGGTCTGTAATTGCAATGgcagttgttttgtttcttttggaaTTATGGCGCTTCCATCTTTTAAAGGAACGTGGATCTCTTTCAAGCAATGCGTGGTATTTCTGTCTAAATCTTAATTTCTTCATTGAAATAGTGATTTGTTCATATCTAGTCATGTGATAAATACTTCTAAACAGGAACGGATCGAGGGCTTTATATTGATAACCAGTTGAAGTATTCTGATTTGtcgcatattttaaaaattattccaTATATGGTATTGCATTtatcttagtttgacacccaatagccaatatatttttcgtgccgGGATGTCGTTATGCATTGATTCCTTGATTGATTCCTGCATGCATTgattcattcatgcatgcatgcatgcattcattgattcattcattaattccatAATAATGTAAGTCTGAAAGGTATTTAACAGAACTCAAAGTTCTGGAGCGCGCATTGCGCTTCATTACAAATTAGGACAATAGAGAAAACCACCGGATGTACAGAAATGAGTACAAAACTATAATTTCCCGTAAAAACCAgtacttgtatatcaaagaccacggtacgtgctgtcctgtttgttggaAAACGTATATAAAAAGACTGCTCGCTACTAATgtgaataatgtagcgggtgtcccctaagactgtgtcagaattagcaaGTATTTCACATCGAATAGACGATGgtgaataatgtagcgggtgtcccctaagactatgtcagaattagcaagTATTTCACATCGAATAGACGATGgtgaataatgtagcgggtgtcccctaagactgtgtcagaattagcaaGTATTTCACATCGAATAGACGATGgtgaataatgtagcgggtgtcccctaagactatgtcagaattagcaagTATTTCACATCGAATAGACGATGgtgaataatgtagcgggtgtcccctaagactgtgtcagaattagcaaGTATTTCACATCGAATAGACGATGgtgaataatgtagcgggtgtcccctaagactgtcagaattagcaaGTATTTCACATCGAATAGACGATGgtgaataatgtagcgggtgtcccctaagactgtgtcagaattagcaaGTATTTCACATCGAATAGACGATGgtgaataatgtagcgggtgtcccctaagactgtgtcagaattagcaaGTATTTCACATCGAATAGACGATGgtgaataatgtagcgggtgtcccctaagactgtgtcagaattagcaaGTATTTCACATCGAATAGACGATGgtgaataatgtagcgggtgtcccctaagactgtgtcagaattagcaaGTATTTCACATCGAATAGACGATGgtgaataatgtagcgggtgtcccctaagactatgtcagaattagcaaatatttcacatccaatagacgatggtGAATAATTCAAGTACTTAGAAGACATACCCTACAACTGTATTTTAATAGCCACATTGCCAAGTAGTTTCCTTAACTGCTTTACTTAAAGCACTGAAACTATGATAGTATGGTACTAAGTCTTGTTTATTGAAATCATGACGTGCCCTTCAAGTCACATAACGTCTTTAAATAAGGCATTGAATCACAGCTCTCCAAAAACATATGATAATGATATAAACATAGAATTGTGTTTAAATAAACCAGGTCTTTGCATAGTGCTCAAGGAATATTTTTGACAACACCCATTGGAATGTGCTTATGAGGgaacataataatgaaataaaatattcgcGCAAGTAAGTGATATTTGATATGCACGACTCTTCTAAAATATGGATCACAAAAATAATGCAATTAATACTTTGTcgttatttataaaatatggacTCAACAAGTCATAGCAGTTTatggatatattttatttaataaaagacATGATAAAGTTTTAGCATTTTGTCATCTTAATCGAATTCATGAAATAACTTAAAATAGCTTCCATcctttattacaatttttatgttcCCTGTCGCTCTCTTTATTTATCCCTGTATcgctgactgtctgtctgtctctctctctctctgtatgtctgtcagtctatttgtctgtcagtctatttgtctgtctgtctgtctgtctgtctgtctgtctctctctctctctctctctctctctctctctctctctctcacacacacacacacacaccgccacCGCCTCCACCACACACGCACGTGAATGCGCGGTCACACGTGCAGTTTGAGGTGCACTACATTTTACAGTCGTACAGAATAATGTGAAAGCACGGTGTCTTGAGGCACACACATGTAATTATTTGCGTTTATATGGTAATGTTGTATGGTGAACGAACGTTTGCATCATTAGCCATTTGAACCCGGTGTGATTATGAAAAAACACTGTCACGACTAATGCCGGGGGATACTTCCGTGTTTCTGGTCACGTCCTGCGTGTGATAATCGTCGTGACATCCCTCCTCTCTACTTTACTCTCTAGCTTTATCTCTCGGTAGGACTACCTGTGTCATGGCAGcgagtctgtctgtctgtgtgtctgtctgtctctctttgtctctttctctctgtctctttctctctttctgtgtatctctctccctcctctctctgtctctctatctcactCTTTCTTCAACCCCCTCAATATATCTCTCTCGCACCTTCTTCCACCtccctctttttctttctctccttcctcaacctctctctctcccttcctcaacctttttctctccctccctcccttcacctctatccccccccccatttacTCAACCGATCTCTCCCTTCCTCAACCAACAACCTCtatctctcccctctctctatctttttCCTTTGTATCTTTCTGCTTCTCTTAGTTTATGCCTGTATATATCTGTGAGTCTGTCtctatctttctgtctctgtctgtctctccctccctctccccccatctctctctctctctctctctctctctctctctctctctctctctctctctctctctctctctctctcttccccaaTTCGTCAGTGTGTCTATCTCTACCTATTCCATGCATGTCTACAGATTACAAGTTCGTATATGCTATAAAGATACTCACAGTTTCTCTTTTCAACATCCTGAAGCCACGAGTCCTCGTTCACACCTAGGGATTTCGCAAATGATAaacctgaaataataatcaacaATGGATGATTAGTAATAATCAGTTCAAGAACATTGTAAATGGAATAGCTATCGATTCGGGGTGTACAATGCGGAAATAGTATCTATGCTCGACTTGGTTCGCCCAGGTAgataacaacaaacattatctTTACTCGTGTTACCACAGGCATTGCTTGGTATGGTTAATTTGAAAGTTTATACTGGCATTACAGTAATCGTACATTACTGTAATGCCAGTATAAACTACATGACTCATTTAAAATGCCACTTCTTATACACTGAATGCAGTactggttgggggggggggggggggggcgtagatCTGTGAATCGATCCCcgctggtgggcccattggactatttcttcttctagcctgtgcaccacgactggtatatcaaagtccgtggtatgtgctataaaatatcccttcctcctaatagaaaactgtagcgggttttttccgTCCTTGAATTGGCCACTGACGAAGTTAGAGGCTAAGTCCAAGATGGGCGTGTCTGAACCGTTAgaggatatgggcacgttaataggaTTCCCGTTcctgtggcgggtttcctctctaacactgtatgtctaaattaccaaatgtttgacatcagtagccgatgattaatcaatcaatgtgatgcagtggtgtcgttaacccaaacaaaataactGATACTAGTTGGCACATTTTAACTGATAAAATTGTTTATGAATTATTTGCGTAAGTAACAAGGGTACATACATAAGTGTGTCGTTTATAAAGTAATCAACTTAActacataaaatgtattaaactaGGAAAATTAGTTACAGACTAGAACACACAAACATCGcttaacaaaaacatgtttgttcAATCTACAACCGAAAACATTTGTTAAGAGAAAACAACCTACATACAATGTTGACCTTCTGAA
The sequence above is drawn from the Gigantopelta aegis isolate Gae_Host chromosome 6, Gae_host_genome, whole genome shotgun sequence genome and encodes:
- the LOC121375926 gene encoding uncharacterized protein LOC121375926 isoform X1; the protein is MLKTSWIHITAVLILGLLLAQTGLSFAKSLGVNEDSWLQDVEKRNSWWSKKSVNEYGPVEQDDYYKNHDLTSKGTGLTTRSSTELYSCYVETCVPDFISCAKRSRTQKSFTSCKLDHRLCAINCWTLVSGNVPGL
- the LOC121375926 gene encoding uncharacterized protein LOC121375926 isoform X2; this translates as MLKTSWIHITAVLILGLLLAQTGLSFAKSLGVNEDSWLQDVEKRNSWWSKKSVNEYGPVEQDDYYKSCYVETCVPDFISCAKRSRTQKSFTSCKLDHRLCAINCWTLVSGNVPGL